One Aquisediminimonas profunda genomic region harbors:
- the leuC gene encoding 3-isopropylmalate dehydratase large subunit codes for MASRPRTLYEKIWDAHVVDQRADGTCLVFIDRHLVHEVTSPQAFEGLRVAGRKVRRPDLTLAVPDHNLPTTPRKDAAGNRLPIADPESAQQLAALEQNAPAFGIRYIGATDREQGIVHVVGPEQGFSLPGTTIVCGDSHTACHGGLGALAFGIGTSEVEHVLATQTLLLTPSKTMEVRVEGALGPGVTAKDLALEIIRRIGAAGGTGHVIEYTGSTIRTLSVEGRLTVSNMSIEGGARAGLIAPDDVTFAYLKGRPMAPNGADWDAAVAYWRTLVTDPGATYDRTVLIDAAEIAPNVTWGTSPEDVVPVTGVVPDPMDFADPSKQEAARKSLAYMGLEPGMRMQDVAVENIFIGSCTNSRIEDLRAAAAVLKGRKKAPGVKWAIVVPGSGLVKEQAEAEGLDRIFKDAGLEWREPGCSACLGMNPDKVPPGERSASTSNRNFVGRQGPGARTHLVSPAMAAAAAVTGRLCDVRELGGAA; via the coding sequence ATGGCTTCACGACCTCGCACACTGTATGAAAAAATCTGGGACGCCCATGTTGTCGATCAACGTGCGGACGGCACCTGCCTTGTCTTCATCGACCGTCACCTCGTCCATGAAGTCACCAGCCCGCAGGCGTTCGAAGGGTTGCGGGTGGCGGGCCGCAAAGTTCGGCGCCCGGATCTGACGCTGGCCGTGCCGGATCACAATCTCCCGACAACCCCGCGCAAGGATGCAGCAGGAAATCGCTTGCCGATCGCGGATCCGGAAAGCGCGCAGCAGCTTGCCGCGCTTGAACAGAATGCACCTGCCTTCGGAATCCGGTATATCGGTGCGACAGACCGGGAGCAGGGCATCGTTCACGTCGTTGGCCCGGAACAAGGCTTCTCCCTGCCCGGAACCACTATTGTGTGCGGAGACAGCCATACGGCCTGTCACGGCGGACTAGGCGCGCTTGCGTTCGGCATCGGCACATCCGAGGTCGAACATGTTCTCGCGACACAGACGCTGCTGTTGACGCCTTCGAAGACGATGGAAGTTCGGGTTGAGGGTGCTCTTGGTCCTGGCGTAACCGCCAAGGATCTGGCGCTTGAAATCATCCGTCGGATTGGCGCTGCGGGTGGCACAGGGCATGTCATCGAATATACCGGATCGACGATCCGTACCCTGTCCGTCGAAGGGCGGCTGACAGTCTCCAACATGTCTATCGAGGGCGGGGCCCGTGCCGGGTTGATTGCGCCGGATGATGTGACCTTTGCTTATCTCAAGGGGCGACCCATGGCACCGAACGGAGCGGATTGGGACGCCGCTGTGGCCTATTGGCGCACGCTCGTGACCGATCCGGGCGCCACCTATGACCGGACGGTGCTGATCGACGCGGCCGAAATCGCGCCCAATGTCACCTGGGGGACAAGTCCCGAAGATGTGGTCCCGGTGACCGGTGTCGTGCCTGATCCCATGGACTTCGCTGACCCGTCCAAACAGGAGGCAGCGCGGAAATCGCTGGCCTATATGGGGCTGGAACCGGGTATGCGGATGCAGGATGTGGCGGTCGAGAATATCTTTATTGGCAGCTGCACCAACAGCCGCATCGAAGACTTGCGCGCAGCGGCGGCTGTCCTGAAGGGCCGCAAGAAGGCGCCCGGTGTCAAATGGGCCATTGTTGTGCCGGGATCAGGCCTGGTGAAGGAACAGGCCGAAGCAGAAGGGCTGGATCGCATCTTCAAGGACGCGGGCCTTGAATGGCGGGAACCGGGATGTTCGGCATGCCTCGGCATGAATCCAGACAAGGTTCCGCCGGGCGAACGTTCCGCATCGACTTCGAACCGGAATTTCGTCGGCAGGCAGGGACCGGGAGCGCGCACGCATCTGGTTTCGCCGGCAATGGCAGCCGCTGCGGCTGTGACAGGGCGGCTCTGCGATGTTCGTGAACTTGGGGGAGCTGCCTGA
- the leuD gene encoding 3-isopropylmalate dehydratase small subunit → MDPVNHVQGKAYPFGRKNVDTDVIIPAHWLKTISRIGLGRGAFEALRAEPGNLFDDPAYAGSPILIAGDNFGCGSSREHAAWALGDMGIKAVIAPSFSDIFSGNAFKNGILTVVLPQEAVDRLMEVAKTDEIHIDLENQTVTTPFQDRFSFEIDPFRKQCLMGGLDEIGMTMAMDAQISNYEQRAAAAWPWQAGGANA, encoded by the coding sequence ATGGATCCCGTCAATCATGTGCAGGGCAAGGCCTATCCCTTTGGACGCAAGAACGTCGACACGGATGTCATCATTCCGGCTCACTGGCTCAAGACAATCAGTCGTATCGGCCTTGGGCGGGGCGCTTTCGAAGCGTTGAGGGCAGAGCCCGGCAACCTGTTCGACGATCCGGCCTATGCCGGATCGCCCATCCTCATTGCGGGCGATAATTTCGGTTGCGGATCAAGCCGCGAGCATGCGGCATGGGCGCTCGGCGACATGGGCATCAAGGCTGTCATCGCGCCGAGTTTTTCGGATATCTTTTCAGGGAATGCTTTCAAGAACGGCATTCTGACTGTGGTTCTGCCGCAAGAAGCGGTCGATCGGCTGATGGAGGTCGCAAAGACGGACGAAATCCACATCGACCTCGAAAACCAGACGGTGACCACGCCGTTTCAGGATCGTTTTTCTTTCGAGATTGACCCATTCCGCAAGCAGTGCCTGATGGGTGGGCTTGATGAAATTGGCATGACCATGGCGATGGATGCCCAGATCAGTAATTATGAGCAACGTGCCGCTGCCGCCTGGCCGTGGCAAGCAGGAGGTGCGAACGCATGA
- a CDS encoding SDR family oxidoreductase — protein sequence MSASPAAVIIGAGDATGGAIARAFANEGLTACVNRRMRNAEQLERLAQSIRDNGHKARAFPCDARDEAEMVALFERIEAEVGPIEVAVFNIGANVQFPIVETTTRVYTKVWEMGCLAGFLMGREAARHMIPRGRGTILFTGATASIRGGSGYAAFSGAKAALRMLAQSMARELGPKGIHVAHTVIDGGIDTEFIKGRHPAFDEAKAADLILSPDAIAANYVMLHKQPKSAWSHELDLRPWGEKW from the coding sequence GTGAGCGCTTCGCCAGCGGCTGTCATCATCGGAGCAGGGGATGCAACAGGCGGCGCCATCGCTCGAGCATTTGCCAACGAAGGACTGACGGCATGCGTCAACCGGCGTATGCGCAATGCCGAACAGCTTGAACGGCTGGCACAATCCATTCGGGACAATGGCCATAAGGCGCGCGCCTTTCCTTGCGATGCCCGTGACGAAGCCGAAATGGTCGCCCTGTTTGAAAGGATTGAAGCTGAGGTTGGGCCGATCGAAGTGGCGGTTTTCAACATCGGCGCCAATGTGCAGTTCCCGATCGTCGAAACGACAACGCGCGTTTACACCAAGGTGTGGGAAATGGGATGCCTGGCGGGCTTCCTGATGGGCCGGGAAGCTGCAAGGCATATGATCCCGCGCGGACGCGGCACAATCCTTTTTACGGGCGCCACAGCCAGCATTCGGGGTGGCTCCGGCTATGCTGCATTTTCGGGGGCCAAGGCCGCTTTGCGGATGCTCGCACAGTCCATGGCACGTGAGCTGGGCCCCAAAGGCATCCATGTTGCCCACACCGTGATTGATGGTGGCATTGACACGGAATTCATCAAGGGTCGGCATCCTGCTTTTGACGAAGCAAAGGCTGCCGACCTGATCCTGTCGCCCGATGCTATCGCGGCCAATTATGTGATGCTCCACAAGCAGCCAAAAAGCGCCTGGAGCCATGAGCTGGACCTGCGACCCTGGGGAGAAAAGTGGTGA
- a CDS encoding BolA/IbaG family iron-sulfur metabolism protein, with amino-acid sequence MPMAAADIEAMIRAAIPDATVEITDLAGDGDHYAAKVTSAVFAGIPRVKQHQMVYAALGGRMGGVLHALQLTTGVPG; translated from the coding sequence ATGCCAATGGCCGCGGCAGATATTGAGGCGATGATCCGTGCCGCCATTCCCGATGCGACGGTAGAAATCACGGACCTCGCCGGTGATGGGGACCATTATGCTGCCAAGGTGACGAGCGCTGTCTTTGCCGGCATTCCGCGCGTCAAGCAGCACCAGATGGTTTATGCGGCGCTAGGCGGCCGGATGGGTGGCGTGCTTCACGCCCTGCAATTGACTACAGGCGTTCCCGGCTAG
- a CDS encoding 2-hydroxychromene-2-carboxylate isomerase → MSKSFDFLFDIGGPNGYLTHRVLPEFCARTGAVARYVPVLLGGLMKATGNRPPWAVYADVPAKLAYDRLEFQRFISANNLTRFRMNPHFPINTLPLMRAIVAARHEAVFEQAVEAMMVAMWEDSINLSDPEEIANAFDRGGVDGKRLLERASEDAIKAELAQNTASAVERGAFGIPTFFVGDEMWFGKERLAQVAAALG, encoded by the coding sequence GTGAGCAAGAGTTTCGACTTTCTCTTCGATATCGGCGGCCCGAACGGCTATCTGACGCACCGCGTTTTGCCCGAGTTCTGCGCGCGCACGGGGGCGGTCGCTCGCTATGTGCCTGTTCTGCTGGGCGGGTTGATGAAAGCGACGGGAAACCGGCCGCCCTGGGCCGTGTATGCGGACGTTCCGGCCAAGCTTGCCTATGACAGGCTTGAGTTTCAGCGATTCATCTCCGCAAACAATTTGACCAGGTTTCGCATGAATCCCCATTTTCCGATCAACACACTTCCGCTTATGCGCGCCATTGTTGCTGCCAGACATGAAGCTGTGTTCGAACAGGCCGTCGAAGCCATGATGGTTGCGATGTGGGAAGACAGCATCAACCTGTCCGATCCTGAAGAGATCGCCAATGCCTTCGATCGTGGCGGCGTGGACGGGAAGCGGCTGCTGGAACGTGCCAGCGAAGATGCGATCAAGGCCGAGCTTGCACAGAACACTGCAAGTGCCGTGGAACGAGGCGCGTTCGGAATACCGACCTTCTTTGTCGGCGACGAAATGTGGTTCGGCAAGGAACGGCTTGCACAGGTTGCAGCAGCTCTGGGCTGA
- a CDS encoding arylesterase gives MKRLVAYGWALAILQAVALLFAQPAFAKDKLVLAFGDSLTAGYGLKPNESFPAQLQAALIKGGIPARVHNAGVSGDTSAAGRGRLAFVLAGLKAKPDLVILELGANDMLRGLKPDQTRANLDAILGELRKRRIPVILAGMRASPNLGKPYQAQFDPIFASLAKKHSAKLYPFFMNGVTPNRSLLIADQMHPNAKGVAIIVKGIYPLVAAALR, from the coding sequence ATGAAGCGTTTGGTTGCATATGGGTGGGCTTTGGCAATTCTCCAAGCGGTCGCGCTGCTTTTTGCGCAACCCGCCTTTGCCAAGGACAAACTCGTTCTTGCATTCGGTGACAGCCTTACCGCCGGTTACGGCCTGAAGCCCAATGAGAGTTTTCCCGCCCAGCTGCAGGCTGCGCTGATCAAGGGCGGCATTCCGGCGCGGGTGCATAACGCCGGTGTCTCGGGCGATACCAGTGCAGCGGGGCGCGGGCGGCTGGCCTTCGTGCTGGCGGGATTGAAGGCAAAGCCCGATCTCGTGATCCTCGAACTCGGCGCGAATGATATGTTGCGCGGTCTCAAGCCGGATCAGACCCGGGCCAATCTCGACGCCATTCTTGGCGAACTCAGGAAACGCCGCATTCCCGTTATTCTGGCGGGGATGCGAGCTTCGCCCAATCTTGGAAAGCCCTATCAGGCCCAATTCGACCCGATCTTTGCATCACTTGCGAAGAAGCACAGTGCAAAGCTCTATCCCTTTTTCATGAACGGCGTCACGCCAAACCGGTCTCTGCTGATTGCTGACCAGATGCATCCCAATGCGAAGGGCGTGGCCATCATTGTGAAAGGGATCTATCCGCTGGTGGCCGCCGCACTGCGCTAG
- a CDS encoding DUF1476 domain-containing protein gives MTTFDDREKAQEAKFVREEEMAFRVTARRNKLLGQWAASRMGLTPEETDSYAKSVVQADFEEVGDEDVIRKLLGDLTGAQVETSDEEIRQALADMTVEARRQLMESM, from the coding sequence ATGACGACGTTCGATGATCGCGAAAAGGCGCAAGAGGCCAAATTTGTTCGCGAAGAGGAAATGGCCTTTCGTGTGACTGCCCGGCGTAACAAACTTTTGGGCCAATGGGCTGCATCGCGCATGGGCCTTACACCGGAAGAAACCGATTCCTACGCCAAGAGTGTGGTTCAGGCCGATTTCGAGGAAGTCGGCGATGAGGATGTGATCCGCAAGTTGCTTGGCGACCTGACGGGCGCTCAGGTCGAGACAAGTGACGAAGAAATCAGGCAGGCGCTTGCCGATATGACGGTCGAGGCACGCCGGCAACTGATGGAGTCGATGTAA
- a CDS encoding glutathione S-transferase family protein, translating into MYTLITANRNYSSWSLRPWVLMKALGIAFEDRVEPFTKPVNYDEFRAFSPTGQVPVLLDGDRVVHDSLGICLYLADRHAGVWPDDKAARAWAQCAVAEMHGGFAALRNACPMNVGVRVRPKPLSDAVAQNVQRLQELWPEGLSRFGGPWLGGSAFSAVDAFFAPVAYRVRTYGLDVGAGQAWVDRVIAHPAMQQWEAEALAESWREASHEEELRDAGDILADYRMG; encoded by the coding sequence ATGTACACGCTGATAACCGCCAACCGGAACTATTCGAGCTGGTCGCTGCGGCCTTGGGTGCTGATGAAGGCGTTGGGCATTGCGTTCGAAGATCGGGTCGAGCCCTTCACGAAGCCGGTCAATTATGACGAATTCCGGGCTTTCTCTCCGACTGGTCAGGTTCCGGTCCTGCTTGATGGAGACCGGGTTGTCCACGATTCGCTTGGCATCTGTCTCTACCTGGCCGATCGGCATGCGGGCGTCTGGCCCGATGACAAGGCGGCGAGGGCCTGGGCCCAATGTGCCGTGGCGGAAATGCATGGCGGCTTTGCGGCGCTGCGCAACGCGTGCCCAATGAATGTCGGTGTTCGCGTGCGACCGAAGCCGCTGAGCGATGCCGTTGCGCAAAATGTGCAGAGGCTTCAGGAACTCTGGCCCGAAGGCCTGTCTCGCTTCGGCGGACCCTGGCTGGGCGGCAGCGCCTTCAGCGCGGTCGATGCCTTTTTTGCTCCGGTTGCCTATCGGGTTCGGACCTATGGCCTTGACGTTGGCGCCGGTCAGGCATGGGTCGATCGTGTCATTGCGCATCCGGCCATGCAGCAATGGGAAGCAGAAGCTCTGGCCGAAAGTTGGCGCGAGGCAAGCCACGAGGAGGAATTGCGGGACGCGGGTGATATACTCGCCGACTACAGGATGGGTTGA
- a CDS encoding ABC transporter ATP-binding protein encodes MPSPHIVMNARNVTLTLGEKDARVEILRGIDLSVGSGETVALLGPSGSGKSSLMAVLAGLERASGGDIEIAGADFGKLDEDGLALARRGRIGIILQAFHLLPTMTALENVAVPLELAGMDAPFDRAREELSLVGLAERTGHYPAQLSGGEQQRVAIARALAPRPQILFADEPTGNLDARTGAAIMDLLFSRQADSGATLFIITHDPSLAARCKRIVEMQDGRIISDRASA; translated from the coding sequence ATGCCTTCCCCCCATATTGTGATGAATGCCCGCAATGTCACGCTGACACTCGGAGAAAAGGACGCGCGCGTCGAAATACTGCGCGGAATCGACCTGTCTGTGGGCAGCGGAGAGACTGTGGCCTTGCTCGGCCCGTCAGGTTCGGGAAAGTCATCACTCATGGCCGTCCTTGCTGGGCTGGAGCGAGCATCAGGCGGCGACATCGAGATAGCCGGAGCCGACTTTGGCAAACTCGATGAAGATGGTCTGGCTCTTGCCCGACGCGGTCGGATCGGAATCATCCTGCAGGCGTTTCACCTGCTCCCGACAATGACAGCGCTTGAGAATGTTGCAGTCCCTCTGGAACTTGCGGGGATGGACGCGCCGTTCGATCGGGCGCGCGAGGAGCTTTCACTCGTTGGACTTGCAGAGCGGACCGGGCATTACCCTGCCCAGCTTTCGGGCGGTGAACAGCAACGGGTGGCAATCGCCCGGGCATTGGCGCCAAGACCCCAAATCCTCTTCGCGGACGAACCGACCGGAAATCTCGATGCGAGGACGGGGGCAGCGATCATGGACCTGCTCTTTTCCCGACAGGCCGATTCAGGCGCGACCCTGTTCATCATAACGCACGATCCGTCGCTGGCTGCCCGCTGCAAGCGAATCGTCGAGATGCAAGATGGGCGGATCATTTCTGACAGGGCCTCCGCGTGA
- a CDS encoding TMEM165/GDT1 family protein, giving the protein MDALLTSTLIVALAEMGDKTQLLAIILATRFRKPLPIIAGILAATLANHALAAFAGVTAASLLDGPWFRYAVAASFIAMAGWTLIPDKADDEAGKASRFGPFITTCIAFFIVEIGDKTQIATIALGARFQSVLWVTMGTTLGMMIANVPAVYMGHELVKRVPLRTVQIVAALLFLGLGLWLAAETAGLF; this is encoded by the coding sequence ATGGACGCTTTGCTCACCTCCACCCTGATCGTAGCTCTGGCTGAAATGGGCGACAAAACCCAGCTTCTGGCGATCATCCTCGCCACGCGCTTTCGCAAGCCCTTGCCGATTATCGCTGGCATATTGGCTGCCACGCTTGCCAACCACGCATTGGCTGCCTTTGCGGGCGTTACCGCAGCATCCCTGCTGGACGGACCCTGGTTCCGTTACGCTGTGGCGGCATCATTCATTGCCATGGCTGGATGGACCCTGATTCCCGACAAGGCAGATGATGAAGCCGGCAAGGCGAGCCGGTTCGGACCTTTCATCACGACCTGCATTGCCTTTTTCATCGTGGAAATCGGAGACAAGACACAGATCGCGACGATCGCATTGGGCGCGCGGTTCCAGAGCGTCCTGTGGGTCACCATGGGCACGACGCTCGGCATGATGATCGCCAATGTGCCCGCAGTCTATATGGGCCACGAACTCGTCAAACGTGTGCCGCTGCGCACGGTCCAGATTGTGGCGGCCTTGCTGTTCCTGGGGCTCGGACTCTGGCTCGCAGCGGAGACTGCAGGCCTTTTCTAG
- a CDS encoding NADPH:quinone oxidoreductase family protein: MKALLSKAVGGPETLVLEEVPDPVAGPGQILVAVKACSINYPDVLIIEDKYQFKPPRPFAPGGEIAGVVEAVGEGVTKWKPGDRVLSTVGNGGLVEKIVLGEGQAFALPPERSFEEGASLLLTYGTTIHALLDRGHLKEGETLLVLGAAGGVGMAAVELGKAFGARVVAAVSTEEKAAAAKAAGADETILYGTAPFDKEQSKALADAFKAVLGPNGADVIYDAVGGDYCEPALRSIAWEGRYLVVGFPAGIPKLPLNLTLLKSCDVCGVFWGAFTARDPEANRANVARLFRLWQEGKIAPRVTEVFPFERGGDAIAKMGARGAIGKLVVRIGD; the protein is encoded by the coding sequence ATGAAGGCGCTTTTGTCAAAGGCGGTGGGTGGACCCGAAACGCTGGTTCTGGAAGAGGTTCCGGATCCGGTCGCAGGCCCCGGTCAAATCCTGGTTGCGGTGAAGGCCTGTTCAATCAACTATCCAGACGTTCTCATCATTGAGGACAAGTACCAGTTCAAGCCGCCGCGGCCATTTGCGCCCGGTGGTGAGATTGCCGGGGTCGTCGAAGCGGTTGGTGAAGGCGTGACCAAGTGGAAGCCGGGAGACCGTGTGCTTTCGACAGTCGGCAATGGCGGGTTGGTCGAAAAGATTGTCCTTGGCGAAGGACAGGCTTTTGCGTTGCCGCCGGAGCGCAGTTTCGAAGAGGGTGCGTCGCTCCTGCTGACTTACGGCACGACCATCCATGCCCTGCTTGATCGCGGGCACCTGAAGGAAGGCGAAACGCTCCTCGTGCTTGGCGCTGCCGGCGGTGTCGGCATGGCTGCCGTTGAATTGGGCAAGGCCTTTGGCGCGCGCGTCGTTGCCGCTGTTTCCACCGAAGAAAAGGCGGCGGCCGCCAAGGCCGCGGGCGCAGACGAGACGATCCTTTACGGCACAGCTCCATTTGACAAGGAGCAGTCGAAGGCCCTTGCCGACGCTTTCAAGGCGGTGCTGGGTCCCAATGGTGCCGATGTGATTTATGATGCCGTTGGCGGCGATTATTGCGAGCCTGCGCTCCGCTCGATTGCCTGGGAGGGGCGCTATCTTGTCGTCGGCTTCCCGGCTGGCATTCCAAAGCTGCCCTTGAACCTGACGCTCCTGAAGAGCTGCGACGTGTGCGGCGTGTTCTGGGGTGCATTTACGGCACGTGATCCAGAGGCCAATCGTGCCAATGTAGCGCGGCTGTTCCGGCTTTGGCAGGAGGGCAAGATTGCACCACGGGTGACGGAAGTGTTCCCGTTTGAACGTGGCGGCGATGCAATCGCGAAAATGGGTGCCCGCGGGGCTATTGGCAAGCTGGTGGTGCGGATCGGCGATTGA
- a CDS encoding ABC transporter permease — protein MKEALRLALRDLRGSKAGLRLLAVCLFLGVAALAGIGSLSTAILTGLSEQGQVILGGDLQAEAAQRSATDEERAAFARFGTLSETTQMRAMAATADGSQSLLIELKGIDANYPLYGRLRLAKGALAARPSGTDVAIAPALAEKLDLKVGSQIRVGDAQFRIMGIIAEEPDRVGEGFTLGPVVMADKAGVDATGLIQPGSLYTSKYRVKMRDGADPAKATASLSKQFAGAGWDYRDRSNGAPGTRRFIERLGQFLALIGLASLAVAGIGVGNGVASWLDGKRESIATLKVLGASSQTIFIAYLAQIILISTAAIMAGLVIGGLVPWVVTWLAGNLLPITPHLDVYPAPLALGALYGLLIALLFSLAPLARARAVTAASLFRDQVETVPRPSWPIVAGMVTIAGLIAALAIITARDPMFAASFIGSVLGLLALLAGLGWLIRRIAAALPRPRAPLARLALAGLHRPGAQTGRLVVALGLGLTLFATLATIQTSLNSAIENTIPKRAPSFFALDIPKDEEARFRSSVSTIAPSAEVVTVPTLRGPVVALNDRRVADMKDVPEEAWFLRGDRGLTFARTIPEGSRITEGQWWPANYAGPPLVSIDERAAKATGLKLGDRLTISVLGVEIEAKIASFREINWDTLGFNFVLVFSPGTLEAAPYTLAATIGTATKSEAAISRAVSNGFPSVSMIRVKDVVTQVGDLMRQLGSAIAVAASVAVLAGIAVLMGAVAAARRSRSYDAVLLKLLGATRFQVLTTQAIEYAILATILSLVALAIGSAAGWYVVTRIFELEWAPDLAIVIGTVAAGGVGTLVLALIGALPVLSARPSAALRAL, from the coding sequence GTGAAGGAAGCGCTTCGGCTTGCCTTGCGGGATTTGCGTGGCTCGAAAGCAGGGCTGCGGCTGCTTGCCGTCTGCCTTTTTCTTGGCGTCGCTGCACTCGCCGGAATCGGAAGCCTCTCGACTGCGATCCTGACTGGCCTTTCGGAACAAGGCCAGGTGATCCTTGGTGGAGACCTGCAGGCGGAAGCCGCGCAGCGGAGTGCTACGGATGAGGAACGTGCCGCGTTCGCGCGCTTCGGCACGCTTTCCGAAACGACGCAAATGCGGGCCATGGCAGCAACGGCTGATGGCAGCCAGTCACTGCTGATCGAGCTCAAGGGCATTGATGCCAATTATCCACTCTATGGCCGATTGCGCCTGGCAAAGGGAGCTCTTGCTGCCCGGCCATCCGGCACCGATGTCGCAATTGCACCGGCGCTGGCCGAAAAGCTGGACCTCAAGGTCGGAAGCCAGATCCGCGTGGGCGACGCGCAGTTTCGGATTATGGGCATCATTGCCGAAGAACCGGACCGGGTCGGAGAAGGCTTCACGCTTGGACCGGTCGTCATGGCGGACAAGGCGGGAGTCGACGCGACCGGGCTGATCCAGCCGGGCAGCCTGTATACCAGCAAATATCGCGTGAAGATGCGCGACGGGGCCGATCCGGCGAAGGCGACGGCGTCCTTGTCCAAGCAATTCGCTGGCGCGGGCTGGGACTATCGCGACCGCAGCAACGGAGCACCTGGTACGCGACGCTTCATTGAGCGGCTTGGCCAATTTCTCGCGCTCATTGGCCTCGCCTCCCTTGCCGTGGCGGGAATAGGCGTTGGCAATGGGGTCGCCTCCTGGCTTGATGGCAAGCGCGAGAGCATCGCTACGCTCAAGGTCCTGGGCGCATCGTCACAGACGATCTTCATAGCCTACCTGGCCCAGATTATCCTCATTTCGACGGCTGCCATCATGGCCGGCCTTGTGATCGGCGGCCTGGTACCGTGGGTGGTGACATGGCTTGCGGGCAACCTCCTGCCCATCACACCACACCTGGACGTGTACCCCGCCCCATTGGCACTTGGTGCGCTTTACGGGCTCTTGATTGCTCTGCTCTTCTCATTGGCCCCGCTTGCCCGCGCACGCGCCGTGACAGCAGCCAGCCTGTTCCGCGATCAGGTTGAAACAGTCCCGCGTCCCTCATGGCCAATTGTCGCCGGCATGGTCACGATTGCCGGGTTGATCGCTGCATTGGCCATCATCACGGCCCGAGATCCAATGTTTGCGGCGAGCTTCATTGGTTCCGTCCTTGGTCTCCTTGCTCTCCTTGCCGGACTGGGTTGGCTGATCCGGCGCATCGCTGCTGCTCTGCCCCGTCCAAGGGCCCCGTTGGCGCGCTTGGCCCTTGCCGGTCTTCACCGACCCGGCGCACAGACCGGTCGGCTGGTCGTGGCCTTGGGGCTCGGATTGACGCTGTTTGCAACACTCGCAACGATCCAGACGAGCCTCAATTCCGCAATTGAGAATACGATTCCCAAGCGCGCACCAAGTTTCTTTGCACTCGATATTCCAAAGGATGAGGAAGCGCGTTTTCGATCCTCTGTAAGCACCATTGCGCCAAGCGCTGAGGTTGTGACTGTCCCGACCCTGCGCGGACCCGTGGTCGCGCTCAACGACCGGCGCGTCGCCGATATGAAGGATGTTCCCGAAGAGGCCTGGTTCCTGAGAGGCGATCGCGGATTGACCTTTGCACGCACCATTCCCGAAGGCAGCCGGATCACTGAAGGCCAATGGTGGCCTGCCAATTATGCGGGGCCGCCGCTTGTCTCGATCGACGAGCGCGCCGCCAAGGCGACCGGCCTGAAACTGGGCGACCGGCTGACCATTTCGGTGCTGGGGGTCGAAATCGAAGCCAAAATCGCGTCATTCCGGGAGATCAACTGGGACACATTGGGTTTCAACTTCGTGCTGGTCTTTTCCCCCGGCACTCTCGAGGCAGCCCCCTATACCCTTGCTGCAACAATCGGCACGGCCACCAAATCAGAGGCGGCAATTAGCCGAGCTGTCTCCAACGGATTCCCCTCCGTCTCGATGATCCGCGTGAAGGATGTCGTGACACAGGTTGGCGACCTCATGCGGCAATTAGGCTCGGCCATTGCTGTGGCAGCGTCGGTGGCAGTTCTCGCGGGCATTGCAGTGCTCATGGGTGCCGTTGCTGCCGCCAGACGGTCGCGCAGCTATGATGCCGTGCTGCTGAAACTGCTTGGGGCCACCCGGTTTCAGGTGCTGACGACGCAAGCGATCGAATATGCGATCCTCGCGACAATCCTGTCGCTTGTCGCCCTCGCGATCGGAAGTGCTGCGGGTTGGTATGTCGTGACCAGAATCTTCGAACTCGAATGGGCCCCTGATTTGGCCATCGTAATCGGTACCGTAGCTGCAGGAGGCGTTGGCACGCTGGTGTTGGCGCTGATAGGCGCTCTGCCCGTGCTGTCGGCCCGCCCGTCTGCGGCCTTGCGCGCGCTCTAG